GCTCCGTTTAAGTTTAATCCTAACATTACAGTATACCTTTCCCCAGAGACAAGAGAACTTCTATCACCAAAATATATTGTTATCTCATTATTTCCAGAGTTTAACGTACTTTCGCTGATGTAAGTTGCTGAAATATAAGGATTCTTAATATATGCTGAAGTTATGGATGCTGGTGATGATAATTGAATTTCAAGCTTAAGATAACCATTCTCTATTGCATTTTTGCTCACTATTCTAATCGATGGCTTCTTATCCCCTATCTTAGGAAAACCAAATTCACCTTTTTGAGTATCCTTTTCTATTTGGTCCATTATATCAGATATTTGATTTCTTATTGAGTCTAAATCTGCATTTTTAGTTTTAAACGTTTTGACAATAACTCTAGTCGTACTAATTTGTTGAGTTAATGAGCTTCCGCAATTCATACAAAATTTTGCTCCGTCTGGATTCGTATAACCGCAGTTAGGACAAAGTATGGGCATGTAAAAATATCTTTTATACTAATATAAAAATTTTTCTATTTTTAACACTGAGTATGTTCATAGTGTCGCTATGAAGGTATAAATTCCGTAAGAGGCCTCTCTCATAGTACTAATGAGTACTTCGTAATACCTAAGCTTTTACTAACAGCCTTATAAACCCTCTTGAACCTAACTATCGCATAGGGATGAGTGTAGGGACTCATTAGGATCAACTGGGGAAACGATAGCATGTTGGAAGTACGAGTTGTAATTATCGCTTATTCAGATTCCCTTCTCTGGAAGATATTACATAAGTTCGTTAAACGTGTTCTCATCGCGATTAGAGAAGGAAACATACATACCCTTATTTAAGGAGATGAATCAAGTAAAAATCCACCTATAAACGGTACTCCCCAAATTCAATTTATAAAAAATATTACTAAGATTTTATTTTAGACTAACGGAAAAATATGAATTAAAACTCAAGAAACAAATTGAACTCAACGAGAGAAAAACACTTGTGGGAGAGTAGGTAATACTAGAATAGTGATAATACCCATGAACCCCCTACCCTCCCACAATATAAACATTCAAAAACTAGCCTATATAACACTTTCCTTGTTAAACTTCAAGGGAAGAAAAGGAGAAGAAACAGCAAAAACACTAATATCAGCTTCCATATGGCAAGACTCAATAGAAAACAAATCAAAAGAATACAAAACATCACCACAAACCATAAGAAATTACATAGAACAACAAGGAATACAACTAGTAGACAAAATGCTACAAGAAATACAAAAAATTGCAAAAGAACTACTAAAAGGAGTAGAGGAAGTGAACATAAGCATAGACTGGACGGGAATAAAATACTGGGGGAAAAAGGTAGAAGGACTAGGAAGTGGGGAAAAGGGGTACCAATGGAACTACGCAACAGCAACAACAAAACACAACGACAAAACCGTGATTCTCGCATTTGTACAATACACAAGTGGAATGAGCGAGGATGAGATAGTGAAAATGCTAGTGGAGCAAGTCCTTTCCCTAGGATTCAAAATCGGTATAATAGCACTTGATGCAGGCTTTTACAGTATTGAGGTTATAAGGTTCCTCTCGCAGTTCAAGTACATTATTTCTATTCCAGTTGGTGATGTTAAGATTTATGATGAGTATGATGGTACTTATACTACAAGGAGCAAGAGGGAGAAGGATCAAGTTAGTTTTAGGTTGATTGTTCATGGTCGTGAGGTTACGAGGAAGGGTAAGTGTCGCGTTGAGTATATTGCTAGGGGTACTAATCTTGATTTGCCTAAACATGAGGTTTTGAGGTTGTATGATGGGATTAGGAATCCCATTGAGACTTCTTATAGAGAGATTAAGGGTTTTCTTGTTTTTACTTGTTCTTAGGAGTTGGGTTTTTCGCTTGTTTGTCTTTGTTTTGGCTATGTTTTTGTACTCTTTGTTCTTTAAGGGTGTTGTCAAGAGGGTTGATTTCAAGCTTTTCCTTGCCTTAATCTTTGTAAATGAGATAGAGAATGAGTTTATATCACGATTTATTAAAATTATGGAACCGCTTTTTATTAATTTTAATTTATTTTTAAGGAGGTGATTTTAGGGACTACCGGTAAGGGCGAAGTAGTTCACTACTTTCTAACTACTTTTGATTAAGAAGAGTAACACTACGTGAGAACATCTTACTCTTCATATCAGCAAACTCAAAGTATGTTAATACTACTCCCAATCTTTCTATTCATCTGTTATCAAGAACTATATTGCAATACTGGATAATATTATTCCTATGACTACAATTCCTAAAGAAATGGAGTAGAGGGTAGCTAATGGTCCTCCAATAATGAGATAAAGAACTACAATTGGTATCAGTTCCAGACTGCTAAGTATGTTAACTAAACTTCCTTCTCCTCTGCTATATCCTGCCTTCATGAAACCATTGGCCTCTAATAAAAGTGCAAGACCTAGACTGAACCCAGCCAGAATCGTCCATGGAATTAAGTCAACAGAGATCGTTTGCCTAATTGCAAAGGGGAAAAAGAAAATTACCTCTCCTAGAAAAATTCCTATGCTGGAGTTCAGGAGTTCCTCTTTAGACGTTATATATAAAACGTATGTGCCTAAGGAGTAGAGGACTGCTATTACAATTCCTAAGAGAGCTGGTACTATGTTAAACTTCTGTGTAGGAACGTACATTAGCCCTAATCCTAATGCGGAGATCGCTGATCCTATTATTAAAAGACTGGGTCTTTTAGGTTTACTTGACCGTAATGTGAGGAGAGTAAAGAAGAAAAGGTTTAGCTGGGAAAAAGAACCGGCTATTCCAAGGCCAGATTCTGTGATTAGATTGTAGAAAACGTAATTTCCTGTGGCGAAGGCAAACCCTCCAAGAATAGGTAGGATTAACTTTTGAAGATTTAGCCTATTCACATGCCTAGCGTTAGCTATTAAGGAAAGAATCAAAGCGAAAGTCATTATTATTTCTAAGGAAATGCCATAGTTTCTAAATGAGGAGATTATATCAGATGCCAATAACCACACTGAGTACGTAAAGGAAGAGGCAGTGGCTAGGATATATCCCCAAATATTACTCTTCATATCTCCTTCTTCTCCTATTTCTCAGCAAAATAAAGTAAGCGAGTAATAGTAACGTAAAGGTTATCCCTATAACAGGTATGAAGGGAAATACGTGAGTTCTCAGAAAACTGCTTCCAGCCTCAATAATCTGAATAATTGCTAGAATTACTAAAAGGTATTGTACGATCTCCAGTTTCCTATTTTCTGAAAGCTGATATCTTACATCCAACTCTCTACTTAAACTCCCTGCAGCTTCCTTTACCCTTACATATAAGTTGTCAATTCCCATCTTTTTCTGTCCTAACCTAATCACTTCCCTCACAGATTCATAAAGCCCTATATCCAAAACGTTCAATTCAAGCAATCTCCTATACAGTCTTCTCTCTAAGCTTATTAGGGTTTCGTACTCTTCCCCAATTTTCTCTACGCCTCTTTTACTAACTAGGAAATGATAGAGAGAAGTAAGGGTTACTAATTGCTCTCTCAATACTTCTATCTCTCCTAAATATTCGCTCTCTATGGCCATCTCTATTTCATTGTTGGTGAAATCAGAGAGGAATGTATGGAGTGGGACTCCAAAGATCTCCTCAAAGTTGTTTAGGAGAGTGCTTTTATTTTTGCACAATACTAAGGAAGCCCTAGATTCGTACATAACCATGATTCCCTTAACCACACTTACATTAGATCCTCTAAGTACTCTTTTCAATTCGCCCTTAGAAATTGACATGAAGCTAGGATCAAGGTCAACGAAACCGTAAATGTTTTCCTTTTTTAGTTTACCGTAGTACCCCTTAATGAAGAAGATGGGGTAAACGTCAATATCCTCTTTAACGTCTTTGTTGATGAGTTTTCTTATGGTTTCTGTAATGAAATTTATTGCTCTTTGTCCATTAATCTTAAGGGAATCGAGTTGTACCATGCTTATCAATGTTGTAGGTAAAATGAGTGAGTGACTTCTGATGACTAATTCGATCATGAGAATTCCATTGGATTTGTATAAACCCAGTAGTTTCACATTTGCATCTATCCCTATCTCTTCGCCATCAGATCTAAGTACAGAAAGTTTAATTGGATTCTCCAATTCAAATCTGATAATCTTTCTGTGCTCTATGTAATAAGGGGTTAAATTTATTTCATCTCTATATTTTCTAACTCGAACCTCAGGGGAGTTACATGAAATAGTACCTTCTTTGCACATTTTACTAATGTTCTTCATAATATTTTCATTAGTTCTATCGAAAACTTTCACTGATTCCCCCAAGGTGAAAAGATCCACTGAGAAAAGTATGTGAATGGAGAACTCATGGGGGATAATAGTTCCTGGATGTTCTAAGCTTATAGAACTCGCCTTGATCTGAGATGACATTATCTTATATTCCTCAGTTTCCTCAGGATTATCGATTGACATCGCGTACTTAAAATAGTCCTTAATCGCATTTAGAAGGGTCTTTCCGTTAATTTCATCAGATTCATCTAATGGTTTGTACATTAATCTTAAGTTTTCAGCCCTATGTTTTCCCGGAGATAGAGGTGGTTGTATATATTTAATTGGAATTAGTTTATAACCTAGGTTTACCCAAAATAAGATAGAGTTGTTTTTCATACCCTTTTCTATGTCCTCAACCTCTATGAGTATGCCCTTTACCTCTTTTCCAACTTTTTTAGCATCCTCACTTACCTTTTCTACGAAAGCCTTTTCTAGCATAGATCCTAATCCTTTTCCTCGAAACTCCTCAGCTACTGCTAAGAACTCTATTATACCCACTGATGCTTCCGCATAATAATCTCCTATTACGAATCCAATAACTTTTCCTTCCGTTTTTGCAATTAGAATATGGTAGTTGTTTTGACCATAATATGAAGTTTCCTTTAGGGAAAGGTATTTCTTAAGATTCTCTATAGTTTCAGCTTCTTCCTTTACTGGAAATAGTTTTTGATATAGAGAGTACATTTCCTCAAGCATATCCTCATCTTGAGGCGTTAACTCCACTATATCGCTAATGGTCTTAAAGGTCTCCTTCATATGGTATCAAGCCTTAGGACTCCAATACTTATTTATATTCTAAATTAAAAATTTTAATTAAAACTTATGAAGTAGGAATAGAATTTATTATAAGAGTGAATCTTTGAGTATTTTAGATAGGCTGACTGTTCCCGCCTTTGTGAGATCATCAACTCATGTTTCTCATTTAACGGGTGATCGAGAGACTCAGAGAACCCCTCCCATATACCGCTATGAAATCACGATGATCTTCATAATCACACTTCTCATACTTAAGCATGCGATATGCTATGATGAAACGTTATGAGTTCCAACAAATAAGCGGGCAGAAAGCTTATCTATAAGAGATTTTTGTTAGTGTGTGGAATATGGTTTTAATTTTAGGTTTTATTGTTTTTCTGTGTAGTGTTATTTTTGTTATTGGTTGTTTTAGGAACCACGCTACTACCTTGTCAACGTTCTAGTATTTTGATACGTCACTGTAGGAGCATTGCATTATTATCATTACTATTAGTGCTCTTATTATGAAGTTGTCTAAGTCTTTGAGTAGGGTTATTAGTACGTAGTTTATTTTGACAAGATTTTTATGTTTTGATTAGAGGGGACTGGGAGGTCTTGGCTTATGTAGACCTTCATGGTATTATGTTCTCCCAGTCTCCCTTAAGTATTATGCTTGTTATTATCCCTTAGCTAAATTCAATTAGTTTTTAATACTTTCTTAGTATTTTGTATTCTTTTAATACAAGAGAAACTAGTTTTATTCAATTTTATGCAAGTGGGACACTCTCTCAAGGATTTTCAAGTGGATTTAAGGTGGTTTATCTTATAAAGAGAACGTTATTTTCCCCTAGTAATCTTGAAAAACCCCCCACAAAGTAAATAGAGGGAAATGAAATAAAAGACCATACCTAAAAGGTGATTATTCATCGATTGTAGATCATGTTAAAGCTAAGCTAAAAGTCTTGTATGAAGCTACAAGATATATGAGATCTTTAAGACTGCAAGTATCTGTAGGAAAATCCATAAGCAGGAGAAGGTACCACCCATAAAATTCATAGCGTCATTGTACAGATATAAAGGGATGTGATATTTGTTAAATATTATTGGACTTTTTTGAAATATAATGTAATAAATATGTCAACTCAACTATTATTGAAAAACTCGGATGCTAAATACACTATATTAGATAGAAAAAAATATAAAGTTAAACATATATAGAAAAATATGGCATCTAGTTCAGTGGCAAATAAAGTTTTCCAAAAATTATTACTGCCTAATGAGAATTTAATCGACTACATTCCCCATAGAGCATTAAACAACTTCTATATTGGTCTAACAAATTTTAGAGTATTGGTAATCGACAATCGTCAAAAAAGAGAAAAAATCACCGAAATACCCTTAAATAGTATAACAAAAATATCTACTAATTATCAATCTAAAAGACCTATTGCAGTTGGAGTAGGGTTTATAGTATTAGGAGCAATTTTACTTAGAGTATATATTGGAATCTTCTTCATTATCGTAGGTATTTTAGCACTACTCGGCAAGCAGAAGACTGGGGAATTAATAATTAATACAGATTCAAAAACATTTACTTTTAAAATTCTACGCATAGAGAAGAAAGAATTAGATGAATTTGAGACTAGAATAAGAGAAATTTTAGAAGGGAAAATTACATTACCTTCGCCTCCTCCGATAGACTCACCTCAATTTGATGTACAACCTCCTCCCAATACTGCAGAGCCGATTGTAAATACGACAGGATCAGCTATCATTAAGAGCAACGGTGATGTTATTGCGAACATACAAGTAACTACTCCAACAATTCTTTTAACTGCAAAAATTGATGGGACCAATTACTATTCTGTACTAATAATGCCACAGAG
The nucleotide sequence above comes from Sulfolobus tengchongensis. Encoded proteins:
- a CDS encoding DUF973 family protein; amino-acid sequence: MPILCPNCGYTNPDGAKFCMNCGSSLTQQISTTRVIVKTFKTKNADLDSIRNQISDIMDQIEKDTQKGEFGFPKIGDKKPSIRIVSKNAIENGYLKLEIQLSSPASITSAYIKNPYISATYISESTLNSGNNEITIYFGDRSSLVSGERYTVMLGLNLNGANIEVPVMVRYQS
- a CDS encoding GNAT family N-acetyltransferase, producing the protein MKETFKTISDIVELTPQDEDMLEEMYSLYQKLFPVKEEAETIENLKKYLSLKETSYYGQNNYHILIAKTEGKVIGFVIGDYYAEASVGIIEFLAVAEEFRGKGLGSMLEKAFVEKVSEDAKKVGKEVKGILIEVEDIEKGMKNNSILFWVNLGYKLIPIKYIQPPLSPGKHRAENLRLMYKPLDESDEINGKTLLNAIKDYFKYAMSIDNPEETEEYKIMSSQIKASSISLEHPGTIIPHEFSIHILFSVDLFTLGESVKVFDRTNENIMKNISKMCKEGTISCNSPEVRVRKYRDEINLTPYYIEHRKIIRFELENPIKLSVLRSDGEEIGIDANVKLLGLYKSNGILMIELVIRSHSLILPTTLISMVQLDSLKINGQRAINFITETIRKLINKDVKEDIDVYPIFFIKGYYGKLKKENIYGFVDLDPSFMSISKGELKRVLRGSNVSVVKGIMVMYESRASLVLCKNKSTLLNNFEEIFGVPLHTFLSDFTNNEIEMAIESEYLGEIEVLREQLVTLTSLYHFLVSKRGVEKIGEEYETLISLERRLYRRLLELNVLDIGLYESVREVIRLGQKKMGIDNLYVRVKEAAGSLSRELDVRYQLSENRKLEIVQYLLVILAIIQIIEAGSSFLRTHVFPFIPVIGITFTLLLLAYFILLRNRRRRRYEE
- a CDS encoding DUF973 family protein, yielding MANKVFQKLLLPNENLIDYIPHRALNNFYIGLTNFRVLVIDNRQKREKITEIPLNSITKISTNYQSKRPIAVGVGFIVLGAILLRVYIGIFFIIVGILALLGKQKTGELIINTDSKTFTFKILRIEKKELDEFETRIREILEGKITLPSPPPIDSPQFDVQPPPNTAEPIVNTTGSAIIKSNGDVIANIQVTTPTILLTAKIDGTNYYSVLIMPQSIPAGSTEVKIKLSPLPIQLNPDKIYSLTLTAESNGNKFDIRIPARFQY